Below is a window of Fulvitalea axinellae DNA.
TCCGAGCGACTCGTTTTAGCGATTCGGACGTCGATTTTTTGGGTGCCTGCTTCCAATATTTTGTTATTTTTACGTGTGGCGAACTCTGCCGTTTTTCAATCATCAGGATTGTTTAATATATGCGCTCCAATTCTAAAATATTTATATACTTTATCCTGTCCCTCATCTCAACCTCTGTTTGGGGGCAATCTTTCCGGTTTCGAAACCTCACTGTGGAGGCTGACATGGCGGAAAAGCATGTTCGCCAAATAACCCAAGATCCGGCCGGAAATATCTGGATGATCACTAACTCGACCGTAATCCGACATGACGGGCAGGCTCTAAAAAGCCTAAAAATCGCTACACTATCGCAATGGGATAATCTGAAAAGTATTTGCGCCACACCTAAAGGAGACATTTATATTGGCGGGCAAAAAGGCCTCCGCCTTGTCTCTCCTGAGCTGGATTCTGCAACTTTTATCCGACCGAGATTCAATGTAGAATCCGTAGTATTTACCGACAGCTCTACACTCTGGACTGTATCACTGGGTTCTATTTATCGATTGGAAACGCACTCGCCGGACAAGATAGAAAAGATACAACCACCGGAATATTCAGGTGCTCCAGTGACGTTCAACAAAGTCGTGCTCAACGCTGGGAAATTATACGCCCTAAGCGACAAAGGGATCTACACGATCGATCGCAAAGCGAATACGCTTCATCCTCTGTTTTATTTCGGATCGACTGTAACCGACGCCATTTTCGAGAAAGACAGGGTCTGGTTCGGAACCGAATTCTTGGGACTCGGCCTTTACGACAAAAAATCGGGACAAATTTCCCTGTTTAACCAAGAAACTGACAATCCGCAATCAATCAGTTCCGATGAAATCATGGCTTTGACCAAAGACGTTTTCGGAAATATCTGGATTGGAACCCGCTCCGCCGGGCTCAACTTGGTAAGGGAAGAGGATGGAAAAATAAAATTCCGACGTTTCCTCAGCGATTCACAAGGCCCCACCGTAACCGAAAATGACACACGGAGCCTTTACGCTGACAAAAACGGGACAGTTTGGTCAGGCACATTCGGCAATGGCGTCGATGTCATTGAGCTATACCCAGATTATATCACCGGGCTTTCTACTGAAGTGGCGGAAACCGGTTGGTTCGGAAACCGCGGCGTTTCATGTATTTCGCCTTCAGGCGACGATATCTGGATTTCCTCTGGCACTTCAGGTGGAGGGTTCTTCAAGTTTTCCACTAAAGATTCCTCAAGAGAATTTTTCGATCCCAAAAAAAGCAACCTTTCGTACCCATACCTGAACAGTATCCTAGACGACGGCCAAGGAAAGATTTGGATAGTTCCGCATGACCGCACAATCAATATTTTTGATCCTAAAACCGGTAAATACGAGCATTACAGACCTCAAGACAGCAAGTCTTCGCCTCAAAGTAATTTCAATTCGTTCACTATCGACAAACGAGGGGATATTTGGTTCTCACTCCCCGGAAACGGCCTCTACAGGTTCCCTAAAGGAGATGACTGGCGAAAACCAACGATTTATACCGCAGGAAACGGTAGCCGAGGCCCATCCTCAAATCATGCCCACCCTATCTTCACGGACAAAACGGGTAAAGTTTGGTTCAGGTCACCGGCAGGAGTCGAAATTTATGATCCATCAAGGAGGCGTTTCTCCCAAATGGGGAAAGGCAAAGGCATTTCAGTCAATATATCCGCTGGTCGTACCGCTCCCGACAGTAGCATATGGTTGCTCGGGAGGCAATTCTTATTCGAATATGATGAGGTAGGAAAAAGATTCGAGAAACGAACAGTACCCTTCCACAACAGAATCTTATGGCGGGGAATGAACATCGACCCGAAAGGTAGGATTTGGCTCAATTCATTTAAGGAAATCGTTTGCTACAACCCAAAAGACAGCACTGTTTTCAACTTGGGAAAACACCCTGACCTGAAAGGCATCAAACTGAATATCGACGTTTTGACTTTTCATCAAGGAAAAGTATATGCCGGATCAGAAAATCAAGGGGTTATAGTTTTCCCTC
It encodes the following:
- a CDS encoding helix-turn-helix domain-containing protein, which gives rise to MAEKHVRQITQDPAGNIWMITNSTVIRHDGQALKSLKIATLSQWDNLKSICATPKGDIYIGGQKGLRLVSPELDSATFIRPRFNVESVVFTDSSTLWTVSLGSIYRLETHSPDKIEKIQPPEYSGAPVTFNKVVLNAGKLYALSDKGIYTIDRKANTLHPLFYFGSTVTDAIFEKDRVWFGTEFLGLGLYDKKSGQISLFNQETDNPQSISSDEIMALTKDVFGNIWIGTRSAGLNLVREEDGKIKFRRFLSDSQGPTVTENDTRSLYADKNGTVWSGTFGNGVDVIELYPDYITGLSTEVAETGWFGNRGVSCISPSGDDIWISSGTSGGGFFKFSTKDSSREFFDPKKSNLSYPYLNSILDDGQGKIWIVPHDRTINIFDPKTGKYEHYRPQDSKSSPQSNFNSFTIDKRGDIWFSLPGNGLYRFPKGDDWRKPTIYTAGNGSRGPSSNHAHPIFTDKTGKVWFRSPAGVEIYDPSRRRFSQMGKGKGISVNISAGRTAPDSSIWLLGRQFLFEYDEVGKRFEKRTVPFHNRILWRGMNIDPKGRIWLNSFKEIVCYNPKDSTVFNLGKHPDLKGIKLNIDVLTFHQGKVYAGSENQGVIVFPLSIADKFDKKPNIRFRNISTSQNEKYTLKDDEKATTLEIEAKSKLTSVNLDLYIPGEYRSEAISYFYTSLADTTEHLIDDGKLSLNNLPYGNTEIALGAFSPFGHGSKATQKLTIVVLKPIGYIYYISGGIILAIIVVGIWFYSQKRKTPNTETEPDTEKQTAETLAKGKKDLEFLATVDRITKANLSDPDFKIDTLLKATGMSRTSFFVKIKQVTNQSGSEYIKDIRFGKAKELLEQGDMNVSEVAYAVGFSDPRYFSKVFKKHFGASPSEYSRRQKPNAVAQKEHRE